From Streptomyces fungicidicus, one genomic window encodes:
- a CDS encoding helicase-related protein: protein MTISDHLGPREDVIDALRAELLGPAPAGKSLDRESFDNWEEARGPWVDPESGEEILDRAPLVRYGVGVLYPAESTARPTDEDRTVVAGLVDGELDEKVFEGLQEAAQRTVGGPPEDDDFDLAGANDRRPSTMGLSFMLAGGSGTALRIVFTGGRYRHQSVSVAGDARRWWVRSPVTAVWELSADEIATANRVLRKLQPDADASRSIDGLDLELIVNVRSHQDGRLITVALVNRTVPGSKPLDAVSLFQAEMTVEPQGGWLAPYPEAAEAETHPDDASFNLLYREARTFAVGHGCAADWADPTEGRAAWAKADPLPWYEAPSITPDIRQNGSPLTVSMEQLSGDGPAGPERLEQVVGAYAEWIEGLEEKAAGLDERFRLTAAQHIEGCRKALGRMREGLELVRDARSDVGRAFRMANRAMLRQQLRSGADLRQTQSVDGRYQVEGAQPDENEARRKGKGNWRAFQIAFLLAAVPSSADPLHDDREVVDLIYFPTGGGKTEAYLGLSAFTMLLRRLRNSDDTSVTVLMRYTLRLLTAQQFLRAAALVCALEELRADAPDLGTVPFSIGIWVGGETTPNRRADAKSALGRLYRGEQENPFLLLRCPWCSAQMGPVTSQEEDTAPGQRRRRTGRRTGAAARTPVAGYTEYRGTVRFICPDNECRFSTEDSPLPVYVVDEDLYEHRPTLVIGTVDKFALIAWRPKARALFGFGSDGLGSDGSRAYSPPSLIIQDELHLIAGPLGSLTGLYEGVIEELCTDRRGGTRILPKIVASTATIRRHEEQVKALYGREQVHLFPPHGIDASDSFFAVYDRDPETGTLKPGRRYIGVHAPALGSMQTTQVRTFAALLQAAKDLPEGLRDPWWTLLAFFNSLRELGNSLSLMQSDIPDYLRTINNRSETDRTGMRYLNWVEEMTSRLRQDQIPEAIQKLERQLTDEQRAVDACLASSLIEVGIDIPRLSLMAVVGQPKSTSQYIQVTGRVGRRIPGLVVTLYGAGKPRDRSHFERFRSYHERLYAQVEPTSSTPFAPPALDRALRAVAVAYIRQTGPEALEPQPFPAEGWEAARKLLLDRVDFCDSEEADRTADILDRMRKEWEAWQPGHWGDFGPMVSSDQLLRPLGQYADEQAQSMTWAIPSSMRGVDAECQIEVTSEYAIQEGQS from the coding sequence ATGACCATCAGCGACCACCTCGGTCCGCGTGAGGACGTTATCGACGCCCTGAGGGCCGAGCTGCTCGGTCCTGCACCCGCCGGCAAGTCTCTCGACCGGGAATCATTCGACAACTGGGAGGAAGCCCGCGGCCCTTGGGTGGACCCCGAGTCCGGAGAGGAGATCCTCGACCGGGCCCCGCTGGTGCGGTACGGCGTCGGCGTCCTGTACCCCGCCGAGAGCACCGCGCGGCCCACGGACGAGGATCGCACGGTCGTTGCCGGTCTCGTGGACGGTGAGCTCGACGAAAAGGTCTTCGAGGGCCTGCAGGAAGCTGCACAGCGCACGGTCGGCGGGCCGCCTGAGGACGACGACTTCGACCTCGCCGGCGCGAACGACCGACGTCCCAGCACGATGGGCCTGTCGTTCATGCTGGCGGGCGGGAGCGGTACGGCTCTCCGCATCGTTTTCACAGGTGGCCGCTATCGGCATCAGAGCGTGTCTGTGGCGGGCGATGCGCGGCGGTGGTGGGTACGCAGCCCCGTTACGGCGGTCTGGGAGCTGTCTGCGGACGAGATCGCCACGGCCAACCGGGTCCTGCGGAAGTTGCAGCCGGACGCGGACGCCTCGCGCAGCATTGACGGGCTCGACCTGGAGCTGATCGTCAACGTGCGCAGCCACCAGGACGGCAGGCTGATCACAGTTGCCCTCGTCAACCGGACGGTCCCCGGAAGTAAGCCACTCGATGCTGTGAGCCTGTTCCAGGCCGAGATGACCGTCGAGCCGCAGGGCGGGTGGCTCGCGCCGTACCCGGAGGCAGCCGAAGCCGAGACCCACCCGGACGACGCCTCGTTCAATCTGCTCTACCGGGAAGCACGGACCTTCGCTGTGGGGCACGGCTGCGCCGCGGACTGGGCCGACCCCACAGAGGGCCGGGCCGCCTGGGCCAAGGCCGACCCGCTGCCCTGGTACGAGGCACCCAGCATCACTCCCGACATCCGGCAGAACGGCAGCCCGCTCACTGTCTCCATGGAGCAGCTCTCTGGGGACGGCCCTGCTGGTCCTGAGCGCCTCGAGCAGGTCGTCGGCGCGTACGCGGAGTGGATCGAAGGGCTCGAAGAGAAGGCTGCCGGCCTCGACGAGCGGTTCCGGCTGACCGCCGCGCAGCACATCGAAGGCTGCCGCAAGGCTCTGGGCCGTATGAGGGAAGGGCTCGAACTGGTCCGTGACGCCCGGAGCGACGTGGGCCGTGCCTTTCGGATGGCTAACCGTGCCATGTTGCGCCAGCAGCTGCGCTCCGGGGCCGACCTGCGCCAGACGCAGTCCGTCGACGGGCGGTACCAGGTGGAGGGAGCCCAGCCGGATGAGAACGAGGCTCGCCGCAAGGGCAAGGGGAACTGGCGTGCCTTCCAGATCGCATTTCTCCTGGCCGCCGTCCCCTCAAGTGCCGATCCCCTCCATGACGACCGTGAGGTTGTTGACCTCATCTACTTCCCCACCGGCGGTGGCAAGACTGAGGCCTATCTCGGACTGTCTGCTTTCACGATGCTGCTCCGTCGTCTGCGCAACTCCGATGACACGAGTGTCACCGTCCTCATGCGCTATACGCTGCGTCTGCTGACCGCTCAGCAATTCCTGCGCGCCGCCGCTCTCGTCTGCGCGCTTGAGGAGTTGCGCGCAGACGCGCCGGACCTTGGAACGGTCCCCTTCTCGATCGGGATCTGGGTGGGTGGCGAGACCACTCCCAACCGGCGCGCGGATGCGAAGTCAGCACTTGGCAGGCTCTACCGCGGAGAGCAGGAGAACCCGTTTCTGCTGCTGCGCTGTCCCTGGTGCTCAGCTCAGATGGGCCCCGTTACCAGCCAGGAAGAAGACACCGCGCCCGGGCAGCGCCGCCGTAGGACCGGCCGACGCACCGGAGCGGCGGCCCGCACACCCGTAGCCGGCTACACGGAGTACCGCGGAACCGTGCGCTTCATCTGCCCGGATAATGAGTGCCGGTTCTCCACGGAGGACTCGCCACTGCCTGTCTACGTGGTTGACGAGGACCTCTACGAGCACCGGCCGACCCTCGTGATCGGGACGGTGGACAAGTTCGCCCTCATTGCCTGGCGGCCCAAAGCAAGGGCCCTGTTCGGCTTCGGATCCGACGGGCTCGGTTCGGACGGCTCCCGGGCCTACTCGCCACCTTCGTTGATCATCCAGGACGAGCTGCACCTCATCGCCGGTCCGCTCGGCTCCCTTACGGGCCTCTACGAGGGCGTTATCGAAGAACTGTGCACCGACCGGCGAGGCGGCACGCGCATTCTCCCCAAGATCGTCGCCTCCACCGCGACGATCCGGCGGCACGAGGAGCAGGTCAAGGCCCTTTACGGCCGTGAGCAGGTGCACCTTTTCCCGCCGCACGGCATCGACGCCTCCGACTCCTTCTTCGCCGTCTACGACCGCGATCCGGAGACCGGCACTCTCAAGCCGGGGCGGCGCTACATCGGCGTGCACGCCCCTGCCCTCGGCTCCATGCAGACCACACAGGTCCGCACGTTCGCCGCCCTGCTCCAGGCAGCCAAGGACCTTCCCGAAGGCCTCCGCGACCCCTGGTGGACGCTGCTCGCCTTCTTCAACAGCCTCCGTGAGCTCGGCAACTCGCTGTCGCTCATGCAGTCCGACATCCCCGACTACCTGAGGACCATCAACAACCGCTCAGAGACGGACCGCACCGGGATGCGCTACCTCAACTGGGTCGAGGAGATGACCAGCCGCCTCCGGCAGGACCAGATCCCCGAAGCCATCCAGAAGCTCGAGCGGCAGCTCACGGACGAACAGCGGGCCGTAGACGCCTGTCTGGCCTCCAGCCTGATTGAGGTCGGCATCGACATCCCCCGTCTCTCACTCATGGCCGTTGTCGGCCAGCCCAAGAGCACCTCCCAGTACATCCAGGTCACCGGTCGCGTCGGACGACGCATTCCCGGACTGGTCGTCACCCTGTACGGGGCAGGCAAACCCCGAGACCGCAGCCACTTCGAGCGCTTCCGCAGCTACCACGAACGCCTGTACGCGCAGGTCGAACCGACCAGCTCCACCCCATTCGCCCCGCCCGCCCTGGACCGGGCCCTGCGCGCAGTCGCGGTTGCCTACATCCGGCAGACCGGACCGGAGGCGCTTGAGCCTCAGCCGTTCCCCGCCGAAGGCTGGGAAGCGGCCAGAAAGCTTCTCCTCGACCGGGTCGACTTCTGCGACTCCGAAGAAGCCGACCGCACAGCCGACATCCTGGACAGGATGCGCAAGGAGTGGGAGGCGTGGCAGCCCGGGCACTGGGGCGACTTCGGGCCCATGGTCAGCAGCGACCAGCTCCTGCGCCCCCTTGGCCAGTACGCGGACGAGCAGGCCCAGAGTATGACCTGGGCCATCCCCTCCTCCATGCGCGGCGTCGACGCCGAATGCCAGATCGAGGTCACCTCGGAGTACGCGATCCAGGAAGGACAGTCATGA
- a CDS encoding nuclease-related domain-containing DEAD/DEAH box helicase, which produces MARMIPSAFDPEVTPSPGEKEVFQRLRDDPGTEGWVVLHSLGIANHPRQIQGEADFVIIVPGKGILVLEVKAHLQVRRLPSGEWRLGSQPPTLRSPFQQADEAMHAVKEKLIGHGGGLGAVPMTSAVLFTHSRFAVSGPMEWHSWQAIDTVALHSRPVSALITGVLDAHRAHLTSTPTAGWFNPASAAPDAGQTERILEALRPSFEFAEPPKLRRQRMERETQTFTKQQYEVLDMIAANRRCLVRGAAGTGKTFVAVEAARRFAGSGLRVLLCCFNRQLGRWLKEETAGVEGITAAHLHSYMAGLVPAARPVASGGDGFFTEELPDLALEALLERDGPTFDVLVIDEAQDLMRESYLNVLDSSLRGGLSSGQWLAFGDFTRQALYDSGGEGMEALHRRTVGEPAVFILRHNCRSVPDITFYVEATSDLDPGYTGTLRPSNDRTAEHLWWTDSEEQQRLLADRLSQLTREGFRPEDIVVLSPLRNDQSAAGSCRDPRWQNRLVPFGSPRPGAVRYGTVHAFKGLDSPAVILTDIASFGSARDQTLFYVGASRARDELTVLMSQNARPGFRKQVFKEKAA; this is translated from the coding sequence ATGGCGCGCATGATCCCGTCGGCCTTCGATCCGGAAGTCACCCCTAGTCCCGGGGAGAAAGAGGTGTTCCAGCGGCTCCGCGATGACCCTGGCACGGAAGGTTGGGTGGTGCTGCATTCGCTGGGGATCGCCAACCACCCGCGGCAGATCCAGGGTGAGGCTGATTTCGTCATCATCGTGCCTGGGAAGGGGATCCTAGTCCTGGAGGTGAAGGCCCATCTGCAGGTCAGGCGCCTCCCGAGTGGCGAGTGGCGGCTGGGCAGCCAGCCACCAACCTTGAGGAGCCCATTCCAACAGGCCGATGAGGCCATGCATGCGGTCAAGGAGAAGCTCATAGGCCACGGCGGTGGGCTGGGAGCCGTGCCGATGACCTCCGCTGTGTTGTTCACGCACAGCCGGTTCGCGGTGTCAGGCCCCATGGAGTGGCACTCATGGCAGGCGATCGACACAGTGGCCCTGCACAGCCGTCCCGTTTCCGCTCTGATCACCGGGGTCCTGGACGCCCACCGCGCGCACCTCACCTCGACTCCCACAGCAGGCTGGTTCAACCCCGCATCCGCCGCTCCCGACGCCGGCCAGACCGAGCGGATTCTGGAGGCGCTGCGGCCCTCATTCGAGTTTGCCGAACCGCCCAAGCTGCGGCGGCAGCGGATGGAACGGGAGACTCAGACCTTTACTAAGCAGCAGTACGAGGTGCTCGACATGATCGCCGCCAATCGGCGGTGCCTGGTCCGCGGCGCCGCAGGAACAGGCAAGACTTTCGTTGCCGTGGAGGCGGCGCGGCGGTTCGCCGGAAGCGGTCTGAGAGTCTTGCTGTGCTGTTTCAACCGGCAGCTGGGCCGCTGGCTCAAGGAAGAGACCGCCGGGGTGGAGGGGATCACGGCCGCTCACCTTCACTCCTACATGGCGGGGCTGGTTCCCGCTGCACGCCCCGTGGCGAGCGGAGGTGACGGGTTCTTCACAGAGGAGCTTCCCGACCTCGCCCTGGAAGCCCTGCTGGAGCGCGACGGCCCGACGTTCGATGTGCTGGTGATCGACGAGGCACAGGACCTGATGCGCGAGTCCTACCTCAACGTCCTCGACTCCTCCTTGCGCGGAGGTTTGTCTAGCGGCCAGTGGCTGGCCTTCGGCGACTTCACGCGCCAGGCCCTTTATGACTCCGGCGGTGAGGGAATGGAAGCCCTCCACAGGCGGACGGTGGGCGAGCCAGCGGTATTCATACTGCGTCACAACTGCAGGAGCGTCCCCGACATCACCTTCTACGTGGAAGCGACGTCCGACCTTGACCCGGGCTACACCGGAACGCTGCGGCCTTCGAACGACCGGACCGCAGAGCACCTGTGGTGGACGGACAGCGAGGAACAGCAGCGGCTACTGGCGGACAGGCTCAGCCAGCTCACCCGCGAAGGGTTCCGGCCCGAGGACATCGTCGTCCTGTCACCGCTGCGCAATGACCAGAGCGCGGCCGGCAGCTGCCGGGACCCCCGCTGGCAAAACCGGCTCGTGCCCTTCGGCTCCCCGCGGCCGGGGGCGGTGCGATACGGGACAGTGCACGCTTTCAAGGGGCTGGACTCCCCGGCGGTCATCCTCACTGATATTGCCTCTTTTGGGTCGGCGCGTGACCAGACGCTCTTCTATGTGGGCGCTTCCCGTGCCAGGGACGAACTCACGGTGCTGATGTCCCAGAACGCACGCCCTGGCTTCCGCAAACAGGTCTTCAAGGAGAAGGCAGCATGA